The sequence GCAGAAGGCTGGCATGATGTCGCACACCTGCTGACATCAACCGACAAGGTGCACTGGACCGAAAAAGGGAACCTGGATATCCGGTACACCAATGGCCAGCCACTGACAAAGGGAGCCTATGGCACGCCGGCGATCTGGCTGGAAGATGGCAAATGGTATTTGTTCTACGAGCGTGGCGATATGGGCATCTGGCTGGCCACTTCCACAGACCTGGAAACCTTTACCAATGTGCAGGATGAGCCGGTCATCGCATTGGGTCCGGAAACTTATGACAAGGCCCAGGTGGCCATGAACCAGATCGTAAAATATGAAGGGAAATATTACGGGTATTACCATGCCCTTGCAACGGATACCAGTAAAAACTGGACCAGTAATATCGCTTCTTCAACTGACCTCATCCATTGGAAAAAATTTCCCGGAAACCCCATCCTGCAGGAAAACAAATCAAGTGCGATCCTGGTGTTCGATGGAAAACAATACCGGTTGTATACGATGCACGATAAAGTTGCCGTGCATTTTCCCAACTAGCCGGCGTTTAAAATTTCTTTCATTTGGATGGGCCGGTTTTCTTTCACTGAACGATTGGCCGCTTCTGCAATGAGCATTGCTTTTAATCCATCTTCCCCTGTAATGGGCATGACTTTTTTTGCCTGGAGGGATTCAATAAACACTTTCATTTCCTGGAAATAGGAATCAATATACCTGTCCATAAAAAAATCCGGATTCCTTGCAGAATGCCGGCCCTCTTCATTGAAATAACTATTGGTCGTCTTCAAAGGGTTCTCCACCCTGATCATTCCTTTTGATCCAAATACTTCCAGGCGTTGGTCATAGCCATAGGTTGCCTTACGGCTGTTTTCAATCAGGACCGTAACATGATTCCTGAACGTAATAATCACCACTCCGGTATCTATGTCACCGGCCTTTCCGATTTCGGGATCGACCAGGTTATACCCTTTCGCATAGACTTCAACAACTTCAGCATCAACCAGGAAATTGGCCATGTCAAAATCATGGATGGTCATGTCCATGAACAGCCCGCCAGACCTTTTTATAAAACTGATCGGTGGTGGGGCCGGGTCGCGGCTAATGATATGCACCGTATGGAGTTTACCGATTTTTCCTTCGGAGATCTTTACTTTAACATCAGCAAAATTCGGGTCCAGCCGCTGGTTAAATGCCAGCATTAATGGCACTTTAGACGCCTTTACAATCTGTAATGTTTCCTTTACCTTAACCAGGGACAGGTCAAGTGGTTTTTCGCAAAATATAGCCTTACCAGCGCGCGCCGCCTGGATTACATAATCGGCATGTGAATCTGTCGGGGAAGAAATGACAATGGCATCAATTCCGGGGTTATTGATCAGTTCGCCTGCATTATCCGTCACAATTTTAAGGTTGAATCTTTCTGCGAATTTCTGTCCGGGTTTGGATGGATTCATGGCACCAATAACTTCAACGCCTTCTATCCTGGTGCAAAGATTTTCCAGGTGGATCTTTCCGATCCGGCCCAACCCTATAATTCCAATCCTGATTTTAGCCATATCTGTAAATATTATGTAACAATTACACAAGCTACTATTAATGTTCAAATTGAATTGGAATACGAAAAAATATTACCAGATGGATTGAAAATTGTTGGCTATTTTACTATGTGTTAAAAACTGATTACATGCGGGTGCCAGGCGCCATAAATTACAGAATGTTGGCTGTATTGGTCTTTATGGTAATGCCGGTGTGCTTTTTTTTAAGTTGCCAGCA comes from Flavihumibacter fluvii and encodes:
- a CDS encoding family 43 glycosylhydrolase; this encodes MSRNCYTYCFVAICLFIAGCKDKSKSNEPPVVTTDSLAFPAVLTQFKAYDKNPVFTGTGGDTWDQHIRERGYIIKEDSIYHMWYTGFRDKGDTVLHLGYATSPDGFTWTRYAGNPLLKTDWVEDMTVIKKDSTYYMFAEGWHDVAHLLTSTDKVHWTEKGNLDIRYTNGQPLTKGAYGTPAIWLEDGKWYLFYERGDMGIWLATSTDLETFTNVQDEPVIALGPETYDKAQVAMNQIVKYEGKYYGYYHALATDTSKNWTSNIASSTDLIHWKKFPGNPILQENKSSAILVFDGKQYRLYTMHDKVAVHFPN
- the iolG gene encoding inositol 2-dehydrogenase yields the protein MAKIRIGIIGLGRIGKIHLENLCTRIEGVEVIGAMNPSKPGQKFAERFNLKIVTDNAGELINNPGIDAIVISSPTDSHADYVIQAARAGKAIFCEKPLDLSLVKVKETLQIVKASKVPLMLAFNQRLDPNFADVKVKISEGKIGKLHTVHIISRDPAPPPISFIKRSGGLFMDMTIHDFDMANFLVDAEVVEVYAKGYNLVDPEIGKAGDIDTGVVIITFRNHVTVLIENSRKATYGYDQRLEVFGSKGMIRVENPLKTTNSYFNEEGRHSARNPDFFMDRYIDSYFQEMKVFIESLQAKKVMPITGEDGLKAMLIAEAANRSVKENRPIQMKEILNAG